From a single Anaerolineales bacterium genomic region:
- the nrdR gene encoding transcriptional regulator NrdR: MRCPYCKHHDSKVLDTSHDSHGGIRRRRECLKCRQRFSSYERPILAVPLIIKQDGTREEFDREKMARGIRISCAKRPVSAADIERMIGQVEAQLQKMGKAEVSSRIVGDLVMKILKEVDQIAYIRYAIVYLGLDDLQSIRTEIDQLLKD, from the coding sequence ATGCGTTGTCCCTATTGCAAACATCACGACTCGAAGGTGCTGGACACCTCCCACGACAGTCATGGGGGCATCCGCCGCCGACGCGAATGCCTGAAATGCAGACAGCGTTTCAGCAGTTACGAGCGCCCCATCCTGGCGGTGCCGTTGATCATCAAACAGGATGGCACGCGCGAGGAGTTCGACCGCGAGAAGATGGCGCGCGGCATCCGTATTTCATGCGCGAAGCGACCGGTCTCTGCGGCGGACATCGAGCGCATGATCGGACAGGTGGAAGCGCAGCTGCAGAAAATGGGCAAGGCGGAAGTATCCTCGCGCATCGTTGGTGACCTGGTGATGAAGATATTGAAAGAAGTGGATCAGATCGCGTATATCCGTTATGCGATCGTGTATCTGGGACTGGACGACCTGCAGTCCATCCGCACCGAGATCGACCAGCTGCTCAAGGATTAG
- a CDS encoding alpha/beta hydrolase produces MLSNNITYQKTLLDNGQGVNYVRQGYGAPVILTHGLAASLHDWDDLLPELSASGYSGYALDLLGHGESEKPLHHHHYTLEDTFAHYSKWIDSLHRREPLILIGHSLGGGLSLMYTLRHPERVRALVLVNPFYDLKQLPPMLQRMFHHQLIKPKLIERAPYGLFRFFVDVTSFSTYVGKRESHVLPEHIRYQTALDYKRAASGIYKIPRTLQGLTRDLSRVTQPTLLLWGGRDQTLAPSSFPNLMTMLPNVKGTHELPACGHVPHQCHPEKFNPHVMNFLRTLQ; encoded by the coding sequence ATGCTTTCGAACAATATCACATATCAAAAGACGCTCCTGGACAATGGTCAGGGAGTGAATTACGTCCGGCAGGGATACGGCGCCCCGGTCATCCTGACGCACGGGCTTGCCGCCTCGCTCCACGATTGGGACGACCTGCTGCCCGAGCTTTCCGCTTCGGGCTATTCGGGCTACGCGCTCGACCTGTTGGGGCACGGCGAGAGCGAGAAACCGCTGCACCATCATCACTACACGCTCGAAGACACCTTTGCCCACTACTCGAAATGGATCGATTCGCTCCACCGGCGTGAACCGTTGATCCTGATCGGGCACTCGCTCGGCGGCGGACTTTCGCTGATGTATACCCTGCGACATCCCGAACGTGTGCGCGCGCTGGTGCTGGTCAATCCGTTCTACGATCTCAAACAATTGCCGCCCATGCTGCAGCGCATGTTCCATCACCAACTGATCAAACCCAAACTCATCGAACGCGCGCCGTACGGTCTCTTCCGCTTTTTTGTGGATGTGACCAGTTTCAGCACCTACGTTGGGAAGCGCGAATCACACGTCCTGCCCGAACACATCCGCTATCAGACCGCGCTGGATTACAAACGGGCTGCCTCGGGGATCTACAAGATCCCGCGCACGCTTCAAGGTCTGACCCGTGACCTGTCCCGTGTGACCCAGCCGACCCTGCTCCTGTGGGGTGGACGCGACCAGACACTTGCGCCATCGTCCTTTCCGAACCTGATGACGATGCTGCCGAACGTCAAAGGGACGCATGAACTGCCCGCCTGCGGACATGTGCCGCATCAGTGCCACCCTGAGAAGTTCAACCCGCATGTGATGAACTTTCTGCGCACCCTGCAATAA
- a CDS encoding alpha/beta fold hydrolase, giving the protein MDIDLDLYRHEIRVSSSPLIRLSAIDVSPERPQRTLVFIHGFGGKAEQWAYQMQKFAMDNRVIALDLRGHGLSDKPSTGYDMERIQLDLETALIQLNVSTPFVLIGHSFGGAVVTDYALNHPDHIEKLILIATAGEFRLNPMFKLGLSLPASVLRIIGPLTRSWLHAPPHALREFYNRNMSKWIGWEKFANLQVPTMVIRGHRDYVFDRPVFEKVARSIPGAEDVDVRVSGHMVMLERRAAVDRSIAGFLEGESKKSWRDTSFVAPRSSRDDLKRERAWLNQYDDGVPYTVDVPRIPAHHLLRSSVRRFPNRPAIYFEGAKLSYRKLNHEANRFANALLAQGIGRGARVVLLLPNVPQMVIGFYGALKAGAVVVLTPPVIEPEELIRQIKDTDASVLVTLSTWSGLAQQIKDATGIPNIVLTDPADYLSLPKYMISRWRNRGLSMRSALRWHRWIYQYSIKSPAVDVASDDLAVILFTGGTTAQSKGVMLSHRNLVANALQTRHWLPDADAGRERFLCVVPFFHSYGMTAAMNVPVSIGAAMILKPQFQVLNVLKSIKKYKPTIFPGSPSMYVAINNFRGVRKYGIGSIKACISGSAPLPVEVQEAFEKLTKGKLVEGYGLTEASPITHANPMGKNRRIGTIGVPLPSTQAAVVDLKTSSREVKPGQIGELAVRGPQVMMGYWKDEAATNEVLTKDGWLLTGDVAQMDEDGFCRIIARKADMWYPEKSGKDPAFPRDVEEVIYEIPQVKEVAVVAVAGHPFAFVIAGKEKPSAESVQAYCKRRLPPHLVPRFVIFMDEFPRTFIGKVLRRELAKRYGKQIASE; this is encoded by the coding sequence ATGGATATAGACCTCGACCTCTACCGTCACGAGATCCGCGTTTCCTCCAGCCCCCTCATCCGCCTTTCTGCAATCGATGTTTCGCCCGAGCGCCCACAGCGCACGCTTGTCTTCATTCACGGATTCGGCGGCAAGGCGGAACAGTGGGCGTATCAAATGCAAAAGTTCGCGATGGACAACCGCGTCATCGCATTGGACTTGCGCGGACACGGACTCTCCGACAAGCCGTCCACAGGCTACGACATGGAGCGCATCCAACTGGACCTCGAAACTGCACTGATCCAGTTGAACGTCTCCACACCCTTTGTCTTGATCGGTCACTCCTTTGGTGGAGCCGTCGTCACGGACTATGCCCTCAATCACCCGGACCACATCGAGAAACTGATACTCATCGCCACGGCAGGCGAGTTCCGCTTGAACCCGATGTTCAAACTGGGGTTGAGCCTGCCCGCCTCCGTCTTGCGGATCATCGGTCCGCTCACACGCTCGTGGCTTCATGCACCGCCCCACGCCCTGAGAGAGTTCTATAACCGCAACATGTCCAAATGGATCGGCTGGGAGAAATTCGCAAACCTGCAGGTCCCCACCATGGTCATTCGCGGACACCGCGACTATGTCTTCGACCGCCCGGTCTTTGAGAAAGTGGCAAGATCCATTCCCGGGGCGGAAGATGTTGACGTCCGCGTATCAGGCCACATGGTCATGTTGGAGAGGCGCGCGGCAGTGGACCGGTCGATCGCGGGCTTTCTCGAAGGCGAGTCCAAAAAATCCTGGCGCGATACATCCTTCGTCGCTCCCAGATCGTCGCGTGATGACTTGAAGCGCGAGCGCGCCTGGCTTAATCAGTACGACGATGGCGTTCCGTACACTGTGGATGTGCCGCGCATCCCAGCCCATCATTTATTGCGTTCTTCCGTCAGGCGGTTCCCTAACCGCCCTGCCATTTATTTTGAAGGCGCGAAGTTATCGTACCGGAAGTTGAACCATGAAGCGAATCGTTTCGCCAATGCGCTGCTCGCGCAGGGCATCGGCAGGGGCGCGCGCGTGGTCTTATTGCTCCCGAACGTGCCGCAGATGGTGATCGGCTTTTACGGCGCGTTGAAGGCTGGCGCAGTGGTGGTGCTGACGCCGCCCGTGATCGAGCCGGAAGAGTTGATCCGTCAGATCAAAGACACGGATGCCAGCGTATTGGTGACGCTCTCGACGTGGTCGGGACTTGCCCAACAGATAAAGGATGCGACGGGCATCCCCAATATTGTGTTGACCGACCCCGCGGATTATCTGTCATTGCCGAAGTATATGATCTCCCGCTGGCGTAACCGCGGCTTGAGTATGCGGAGCGCGCTGCGCTGGCACCGCTGGATCTATCAGTACAGCATAAAATCGCCCGCTGTGGATGTTGCGTCTGACGACCTTGCGGTCATTCTATTTACAGGCGGTACAACGGCGCAATCCAAAGGGGTGATGTTGTCGCATCGTAACCTGGTGGCGAACGCATTGCAGACCCGTCACTGGCTGCCCGATGCCGACGCGGGTAGGGAACGCTTTCTGTGTGTGGTGCCGTTCTTCCATAGCTATGGTATGACCGCCGCGATGAACGTGCCTGTTTCCATTGGCGCGGCGATGATCCTCAAGCCGCAATTTCAGGTGCTGAACGTCCTGAAGTCCATCAAGAAATACAAGCCGACCATCTTCCCCGGTTCGCCGAGCATGTACGTTGCCATCAACAACTTCCGCGGCGTGCGCAAGTACGGCATCGGTTCCATCAAGGCGTGCATCAGCGGTTCTGCGCCTCTGCCGGTGGAGGTGCAGGAAGCCTTCGAGAAACTCACCAAAGGCAAACTTGTCGAAGGCTACGGGTTGACCGAAGCTTCGCCGATTACACATGCCAACCCGATGGGCAAGAATCGCCGCATCGGCACCATCGGCGTGCCGCTGCCATCCACACAGGCGGCGGTGGTGGATTTGAAGACTTCGAGCAGGGAGGTGAAACCCGGGCAGATCGGCGAGTTGGCAGTGCGCGGTCCGCAGGTGATGATGGGTTACTGGAAGGACGAAGCCGCCACGAACGAAGTGTTGACCAAGGACGGCTGGCTGTTGACCGGCGATGTGGCGCAAATGGACGAGGACGGTTTCTGCCGTATCATCGCCCGCAAGGCAGACATGTGGTACCCCGAAAAAAGCGGCAAGGACCCCGCTTTCCCGCGCGATGTGGAAGAAGTCATTTACGAGATCCCGCAGGTCAAGGAAGTGGCGGTCGTCGCCGTGGCGGGGCATCCCTTTGCGTTCGTCATTGCAGGCAAGGAAAAGCCCAGCGCCGAATCGGTGCAGGCGTATTGCAAACGCCGCCTGCCCCCGCATCTCGTACCGCGTTTCGTCATCTTCATGGACGAGTTCCCGCGCACGTTCATCGGCAAAGTGCTGCGGCGCGAACTGGCAAAGCGCTACGGGAAACAGATTGCAAGTGAATAG